The following are encoded together in the Trichomycterus rosablanca isolate fTriRos1 chromosome 19, fTriRos1.hap1, whole genome shotgun sequence genome:
- the LOC134333107 gene encoding acidic mammalian chitinase-like, which produces MGKLVLLSALALLLHVQLGSAYILSCYFTNWAQYRPPPTIYMPNDIDPCLCTHLLYAFATMTNDYKIATFEWNDVELYSQFNGLKNKNGNLKTLLSVGGWNFGSSGFSAMVASAANRQTFISSVITFLRKYEFDGLDFDWEYPANRGSPPQDQQLFSVLLAEMRTAFEAEAKQSNKARLLMSAAVSSGKGTIDTAYQIPQLGQSLDMINVMSYDMHGSWDPFTGECSPLYKSSFDSGGYIYFNLDYAMNYWRTNGAPAEKLLVGFPTYGNTFTLTNPANHGIGAPISGAGTPGKYTQEAGELAYFEICTFLQGGATEVWNSQQDVPYAYKGNQWVGYDNIKSFQTKVQWLMKNNFGGAMVWTIDMDDYLGTFCNQGKYPLINVLHKAFNLDQQSCKPPATPLPPIPGVSSTTASASGGSSGGGSSSGGSSSGGSSSGTSGMNSSFCIGKADGLYPFAAKSNKFYECNAGKTYFQQCATSLVFDTACSCCNWS; this is translated from the exons ATGGGTAAGCTAGTCTTGCTTTCAG CATTGGCCCTGCTGCTCCATGTGCAGCTTG GCTCAGCCTACATTCTATCATGCTACTTCACCAACTGGGCTCAGTACCGTCCCCCTCCCACCATCTACATGCCGAATGACATTGACCCCTGCCTGTGTACCCATCTTCTCTACGCTTTTGCCACCATGACCAACGATTATAAAATCGCTACATTCGAGTGGAACGATGTAGAGCTCTACAGCCAGTTCAACGGACTGAAGAACAA AAATGGTAATCTGAAAACTCTGCTGTCAGTTGGTGGGTGGAACTTCGGCTCCTCAGG ATTCTCTGCCATGGTGGCATCTGCTGCCAACCGCCAGACTTTTATCAGTTCGGTGATAACCTTTTTGAGAAAGTATGAGTTTGATGGATTGGACTTTGACTGGGAGTATCCGGCCAACAGAGGAAGCCCACCTCAAGATCAGCAgctgttctctgttctcctAGCA GAAATGAGGACTGCATTTGAGGCAGAGGCCAAGCAGTCAAACAAAGCCCGACTCCTAATGTCCGCTGCTGTCTCATCAGGCAAAGGCACCATTGACACAGCCTACCAGATTCCTCAACTCGGACA ATCTCTGGATATGATTAATGTGATGTCATATGACATGCATGGATCGTGGGACCCATTCACAGGGGAGTGCAGCCCCCTGTACAAGAGTTCTTTCGACAGTGGTGGTTACATCTACTTCAATTTG GATTATGCCATGAACTACTGGAGAACCAATGGTGCTCCTGCAGAGAAACTGCTGGTTGGATTCCCCACATACGGAAACACCTTCACTCTTACAAACCCTGCTAACCATGGAATTGGAGCTCCAATCTCTGGGGCTGGAACACCAGGAAAATACACTCAGGAGGCTGGGGAACTGGCTTATTTTGAG ATTTGTACCTTCCTTCAAGGTGGTGCAACAGAGGTGTGGAACTCTCAACAAGATGTGCCCTATGCTTATAAGGGTAATCAGTGGGTTGGCTATGACAATATCAAGAGCTTTCAGACCAag GTTCAGTGGCTCATGAAAAACAACTTCGGTGGTGCTATGGTGTGGACCATTGACATGGATGACTATTTGGGCACTTTCTGTAACCAGGGCAAATATCCTCTGATTAATGTTCTTCACAAGGCCTTCAATCTTGACCAACAAT cgtgCAAACCCCCTGCAACTCCTCTGCCCCCAATACCAGGAGTGAGCAGCACCACCGCTAGTGCCAGTGGTGGAAGCTCTGGTGGGGGAAGTTCAAGCGGAGGAAGCTCCAGTGGAGGAAGCTCCAGCGGTACCAGTGGCATGAACAGCTCCTTCTGCATTGGCAAAGCCGATGGACTGTACCCATTTGCTGCCAAAAGCAACAAGTTCTATGAGTGCAATGCAGGCAAAACATATTTCCAGCAATGTGCAACAAGTCTGGTGTTTGACACAGCATGCTCATGCTgcaactggagttaa
- the nucks1b gene encoding nuclear ubiquitous casein and cyclin-dependent kinase substrate 1b, with protein MARPSRNKRVVDYAQFQESDDADEEFEGDSDSPKKMVKQSDESRKDRKKDLSDDDNDYGEEEEEDDGGDSDYEVEKPSKGRQVTAKRKRAADDSDDDKVVRKKGRQVRQAASKAASKQREILLGDGGSEEEEGKERGEEDSDVYTGEDSGSDEDFMVEDDDDDSDYGRPKRRNSKVRRRSKDKKSPKPRVRSASKGSKKKRGKRQTKTRRVVSKKVVSKDEEEDIESAKEAEEEEDVKDGEKKESSTVEKGEDSPAEGEDNNNNNNNGEEKEEKEPGKEKEEKDDASEEDAASGED; from the exons ATGGCTAGACCTTCAAG AAATAAGAGAGTGGTTGACTACGCTCAGTTTCAGGAATCTGATGATGCAG ACGAGGAATTTGAAGGAGATTCGGACAGTCCCAAGAAGATGGTGAAACAGAG TGATGAGTCTCGGAAGGACCGTAAGA AGGACTTAAGTGATGACGATAATGACTAtggggaggaggaagaggaggacgaTGGCGGTGACAGTGATTATGAGGTTGAAAAGCCCAGCAAGGGAAGGCAGGTGactgcaaaaagaaaaagagctgCAG ATGACAGCGATGATGACAAGGTTGTAAGAAAGAAGGGCCGCCAGGTACGTCAGGCTGCCAGCAAAGCAGCCTCCAAGCAGAGAGAGATTCTTCTTGGGGATGGAGGCAGTGAAGAGGAGGAGGGGAAAGAGCGAGGGGAAGAAGACAGCGACGTGTACACAGGAG AGGATTCAGGCAGCGATGAAGATTTCATGgtggaggatgatgatgatgacagtGATTATGGGAGGCCCAAAAGGAGGAATTCAAAAGTTAGAAGAAGGAGCAAAGACAAGAAGTCTCCTAAACCCAGGGTTAGATCAG CGAGCAAGGGGTCAAAAAAGAAGCGAGGAAAGCGTCAGACAAAAACAAGAAGGGTCGTATCCAAGAAAGTCGTGTCTAAAGACGAGGAGGAAGACATCGAGAGCGCCAAGGAGGCAGAGGAGGAAGAGGACGTTAAGGACGGAGAGAAAAAGGAATCATCTACAGTCGAGAAGGGTGAAGACAGCCCAGCAGAAGGTGaggacaacaacaacaacaacaacaatggtgaggagaaggaggagaaaGAGCCAGGGaaagagaaagaagaaaagGACGATGCATCCGAGGAGGATGCCGCATCAGGCGAGGACTAA